A genomic segment from Lutibacter sp. A80 encodes:
- a CDS encoding CIA30 family protein has translation MLTFKYVILMTLMLDSNYTIVNFTKNTMLYDWVTVTDVVMGGQSTSTISINAAGNALFKGSISLENNGGFSLLRHRFQKLDISQFNNIKLRLKGDGKMYQFRIKPSRFHQYAYIYNFKTNGEWQTIELNLTDFQPAFRGRNLDMPNFSGNELEEIGFLIGNKLSENFELVINSIVLE, from the coding sequence ATGCTAACTTTTAAATATGTTATTCTTATGACTTTAATGCTAGATTCAAATTACACGATAGTTAATTTTACAAAAAACACCATGTTATATGACTGGGTTACTGTAACCGATGTAGTTATGGGCGGACAGTCTACTAGTACAATTAGTATTAATGCAGCAGGAAATGCACTATTTAAAGGAAGCATATCTTTAGAAAATAATGGCGGATTTTCTTTGCTAAGACATCGTTTTCAAAAGTTAGATATATCTCAATTCAATAATATTAAACTTCGTTTAAAGGGCGATGGTAAAATGTATCAATTTAGAATAAAACCATCTAGATTTCATCAATATGCATATATTTATAATTTTAAAACCAATGGAGAGTGGCAAACTATTGAGCTAAACTTAACAGATTTTCAACCTGCTTTTAGGGGTAGAAATCTAGATATGCCAAATTTTTCAGGAAATGAGCTCGAAGAAATTGGTTTTTTAATAGGAAATAAATTGTCTGAAAATTTTGAACTTGTAATAAACTCTATTGTTTTAGAATAA
- a CDS encoding glyoxalase: MNKRPFIPSAIILDTTKALEKFQNLTLRPIIKSLNDLLQGYLKNYILLKRFNIATATTIDKDKFITSAFLNDNQLKNEIKGMVIGHFSIEEFNFYIEHQKQINKRILSIVKQRVLSYY, translated from the coding sequence ATGAATAAAAGACCGTTTATACCAAGTGCAATTATTTTAGATACCACAAAAGCGCTAGAAAAATTTCAGAATTTAACATTGCGACCGATAATTAAATCGTTAAACGATTTATTACAAGGCTATTTAAAAAATTATATTCTTTTAAAAAGGTTTAATATAGCTACTGCAACTACTATCGATAAAGATAAATTTATTACATCTGCATTTTTGAATGATAATCAATTAAAAAATGAAATAAAAGGGATGGTAATCGGTCATTTTTCTATTGAAGAATTTAATTTTTATATAGAGCATCAAAAACAGATTAACAAAAGAATTTTAAGCATTGTTAAGCAGCGTGTTTTAAGTTATTATTAA